GCTTAATTTCTAATGTTTGTTTACTTGGTACTTTTCATGTTTATTTGTGTTCCAAGGAGTGGTTTTAGCCTAGcccaacacccccccccccccccccccccccgccctTTTTATCATTAAAATTTTGAATAAGTGCGAAGAGTTTACCTTTATTTCActtccctaaaaaaaatattcGATAGGATATATCGCCATCTTGGGCGAGGAATTTAGATTTTCCTGATTTATGTTAAGGAACTAAAACATGAAAGTTTGATTATAATATGAGAAGTTAAGAACAACAACAAGGAATCAAATTGTTAGCTTGTATCGGTAAgtaaatttattattattttgctaAATAGAAGTAGTCGTACACTCGAGCTTATTGTCTCTGTTTACTGAAATAATACTACTTACATAAATAATAGCATAAATATACTCAGGATCTTCCACTCCATGCATTGGGAGACACTTGAGTGTTTGGGTATCAAGGTTATAAGAAACTATATGTTTATCAGCATTCACCATAAGAATCTCGTTACTCTTCCAAAATACTAAAGGAATCTCAACTTCTACCGGTCCAATAGTGAAGTATTTTGTCCATAAACCTTTAAAACAACTAGAGTCTTCATTTAGCCATAAATCGAAACATTTAGGAGCATCTCCTTCGTAGGTGATAAGAGCTATGGATTCTTTCCACACAGCAAGGCTCTTGTTAAATTCACGTGTAGTCTCCGGATGGTATATCAAATAAAATAGCTCATCACTCATATCAAATGCAAGTATGCCGTCCTTATACTGTCTAGGAGTAAGATAGCTATACGCATCCCAATAATAAATTCCCTTGAAGTACATCTCAAATGAAGGACTCCAACAGACAGTACTTACAAGTACATCTGCCTTGATCTCTCTCCAACAATTTGCCCCTAAGGTGTACACCTCTACTCTTGAAGGATGTGAAGTAAAAACATACCCTGAAGTAAACTGGACAATTCTAACAACCTTGTAAACATTAGCTTTGGAATCATAGCCAAATCCCACAGCATTTGATTCCGATTCTAATGCCTCATAATAATCATCTTCATTTTCATAATCATCCCAATTTTTTGGGGGGAGAAGAAGACAAGACTTTGGAAGATGATTGAATTCCTTGATTGAAGGGTTGCATAAAGCAACATCCTCAACGTTAACAAGACAAATAATCCCATCACAATGACCTGCAATTTTTAAACTCAACGAACATTTATCAAAAGGAAAAGGAACAATAAAGTTGTCCTTAATAACAGAAAAAAGCTCTTGATCATCACCATTATGATCGTTGCATAGGTTAAGCAAT
Above is a genomic segment from Rosa chinensis cultivar Old Blush chromosome 3, RchiOBHm-V2, whole genome shotgun sequence containing:
- the LOC112193996 gene encoding F-box/kelch-repeat protein At3g06240; its protein translation is MMQSSKLAEEIVVQFMSRLPPKALMRFKCIRKSWYNLINSPSFVAQNLSYSMNNKFTSSTCILSKHTVLKDGNITDRNEILDILTYGNNDKQQILLSLLNLCNDHNGDDQELFSVIKDNFIVPFPFDKCSLSLKIAGHCDGIICLVNVEDVALCNPSIKEFNHLPKSCLLLPPKNWDDYENEDDYYEALESESNAVGFGYDSKANVYKVVRIVQFTSGYVFTSHPSRVEVYTLGANCWREIKADVLVSTVCWSPSFEMYFKGIYYWDAYSYLTPRQYKDGILAFDMSDELFYLIYHPETTREFNKSLAVWKESIALITYEGDAPKCFDLWLNEDSSCFKGLWTKYFTIGPVEVEIPLVFWKSNEILMVNADKHIVSYNLDTQTLKCLPMHGVEDPEYIYAIIYVSSIISVNRDNKLECTTTSI